From the Heterodontus francisci isolate sHetFra1 unplaced genomic scaffold, sHetFra1.hap1 HAP1_SCAFFOLD_61, whole genome shotgun sequence genome, the window ctgatgccaatgttacttgccacttatcagcccaatcctggatgttgtgcaggtcttgctgcatctggacacgggctgcttcagtatctgaggagtcatgaatggtgctgaacattgcgcaatcatcagaaaacatccacacttctggccttgtgatggagggaaggtcgttgatgaagctgctgaagatggttgggcctagaacacgagcctaaggaattccagctgtaatgtcctgaggctgagatgattgacctgaaaaaccacagccatcttccttagtgctaggtatgactgcaaagagcagagcattttgccccgatttctatttacactggttttgctagggctgccttgttgccaaacatgtcaaaggctgccttgatgtcaagggcagtcactcccacctcacaatgcaatgtttctttaactctaaaataaaagcaaaattctgcagatgctggaaatatgaaataaacaaaagtgctggaaatactcagcagttcaggcagcatttgtggagggagaaacacaattaacatttcaggtctgtgtcctttcattttacaatatgttttacgtcctggtagataacagtgcattcagtttgcagtaatggaattaatactgtatcctccagtttgaccacttgtgagatttgtggagtggtgtgtaacatgtagctcagtctgcagtctggttacattattgagattaattctgtactttacaatcgggtactgtttgtcttttccatctgacattgaatttgtagttcaggctgctgtcttgtgagagtgacacagtgccttgcaatctgatagtgggtgtgattttggactgggattgatgtttcTCCCTGTCAatgggacagagttggggtgaaatggaaacaacttcagtctgtcatgctctgtgtgactgttggattgactgttagtctctggaacttgggatcagtgccggtctgactagtactgctggcagtaattgtggaactgatgtctcttttctctctgaatgatactgtacttactgtgtgtgagaagacggctgcacttccccttgtgctgaggcatcattatatttattctgcttccttcaagtatttgcctgtagaaagaaaaagtatttattctaattcaggaagaggtgtggtggaagttacaagagagaccaaaataattattcaatgaataatcattgtgaacaatcacaaaggaaacccagcaatacaaacagagtcagtgtctgattccactgcagtcctgcagcccccagctactgcataccagaggctttggccattttacaacaattaaataacatccagacatAATCCGCTGggacatgaatgggactgaccgacagaacagggacttttacacaggtcagatttccagttcccgctcccatggtctaaccgttcaggcgaaaccaaacagccgctgtttaaaatgtgttcttcacacttctcacctgctgCCTACAATAGATTATCTTTGTGTAACTCCCTACATCCTGACTGTccacttctgtttccacacttcactgtccaacaacaataaactgtgggaacaggctggatcgctctctttgcgctggcacggacatgttgggccgaatggcctcattctgcgccggaaattttctatgtttctgtttgctgaattgttgcctgaatctgcgcctgcgctcccctcccccagcactgcctgtgagcggaagaagatggtttgaaacagtcgagaatggagagatcccggtcccgggggaaggaaacaaacagcagcctccttccagcagcacatcgctttgggagcgtgtccgcagatagactcagagatcagcatcgagtccggggcaagcgggggctgtttgtaagaggcggagtggagaatcaactggtcccggaacatggggtgagtgggggaagggagaggccattctcaggctgtgtgtcgacggggaaaggggacagaatgggaagaacctatcactgcagtgcagtcaaacaatgataatatttgtatgactgggcttcctttgtgggggctcattattattcgagagattaaattcattaaaatcctgtatcttctatctcacctgtattttacttataaacatacttttgttcaaacagacaaataattgaatgaaccagaataaatgtgatgtttcctccacccaagttacaaggaagagtgtcaccagctccttctcacacagtccgtacattatcactcacagagcgcagagacacagacaggtcatcagttccacagtctcagacagaagaaatagatccagagacacattttcaatccatcaatcaaacagaacaggagagacagacgttgtttccatgtcaccccaactcagtaccactgacaggtagataaataaatcccagtccaaattctcacccactatcaaattatcagtctgtcaatcccacaatagagcaacctcagctacaaattaaatacacgtagaactgacacatggttcccttttcaaagttatagaattaagggcggtgcagtggtcagcaccgcagcctcacagctccagcgacccgggttcaattctgggtactgcctgtgtggaatttgcaagttctccctgtgtctgcgtgggtttcctccaggtgctccggtttcttcccacaagccaaaagacttgcaggttggtaggtaaattggccattataaattgcccctagtataggtaggtggtagggaaatatagggacaggtggggatgtggtaggaatatggaattagtgtataaatgggtggttgatggtcggcacagactcggtgggccgaagggcctgtttcagtgctgtatctctaaactaaactaatataatctgagattcaagttaaataccagcccaatatttacacatgttatcagtttattatcagtattaattcccataatgtgtccagacatatacattagatacaagtgcAAATctgaagtgcataatcagattgagagattctgaaatatcgtataacctgagatacaaactcagattccagtttaaaactcatccggattgtgaaactaaaagatacattataaatttgatgagtttagtctgagctataaattacataccagtcctgaaacctcatcgtgtcagatggaagatactggacaattccagactgagctcattttacacacaagtccaagattctccctcagagtcagactgaatggcattgatcaaattgattagtacagcctgagttacatttgcacatcaatcctgtatcagattgaaagatacattatctttcgctattatgttcacagtgacagatatttaatacttggcaacacttcaaacatattgtctacttaaaaccgaccacatctgtggcctgttgctgtgctgaaattttatgcagaatgaatccagacttgcaaacagtcccagggacggaaggttatataatgaatcccccactcacacagagtaccagatactgacagataaagtgatgctgatacacatgctcagtgccagatgctgaaaagtataggttgattcttgcactcactcacagtacctcagcctgagtcatctaaagcaacctaacacacaaatagtagcactgagagattgagaaagagtccaaaactcacatagagtaccaggcactgacagatacaaactgaaaactacacacacatggatatgggattggctaactcacagaaaacagagagtggggataaatggagcattttcagattggcaaactgtaaccaatggagtaccacaggtacagtgctggggcctcaactatttatggtctatattaataattgcatgaagggaccaagtatattgttgccaaatttgtagatggtacaaagataggtaggaaagcaagttgtgaggaggacacaatatgTCTGCGaagagatacagataggttaagtcagtgggaaaacattttggcagatggagtataacatggagaaatgtgagattgtctactttggcaggcagaatagaaaaacagaatattctttacatagagagagactgcagaatgctgctgtaccaaggaatctgggtgtccaggtacatgaattacaaaaatgttagcatgaaggtatagcaagtaattaggaaggcaaatggaatgttggcatttttagcaaggggaatggagtataaaagtaaagaagttttgatataactttacagggcattagtgacatcccaacaccatacagttttggtctccttacataaggaggaatatacctgcattggaatcagttcaaagaaggttcactcaactgattgctgggatgttggattgtcttatgagaaaaagttgagcagattgggcctatactcactggagtttagaagattgagaggtgatcttattgaaacctgtaagattctcagtgggctggacaggtagatgctgagaggacgtttctccttgtgggggattatgGAATTAGGGGCAagagtttaagataagcagtctctctttcaagaaggagatgaggaggaatttcctctctcagagggttgttcatctttggaaatctgctctccagaggactgtggaggctgtgtcattgaatatattcaacgcagcgatagacagatttttgatctacaacagagtcaatggttatgggggcaggcaggaaagtgaagttaaggccacaatcagaacagccatgatcttattgagtggcggagcaggcttgatgggccaaatggtcgactcctgtcctatttcgtatcttcttatgttctgacacacacacacacacacacacacacacacacacacacacacacacacacaacgaatgtgtggtggatctagaattaatcccactttcatacacaataccagtgactgaaaggtacagaattaatcccacagatagatacagtaccaccgataggtacagaatgaatcccatgctcacaatcagcacccgggatcgaaagatacacgtgattcctaccctcacataacaatatcagactgagttacagaatgatttccacattcatactgggcaccaatgactgcgaattaattcatcccacaatcacacacactaccaaaggctgacagatacagaattaatcccacactcctatgtagtagcaaagactgacacatacaaaatcattctcaaatactcctacagtacctggcagattcagtgactgccaaactcacataaatcaccagagactgacagataaagaatgaactcacacacacactgagatactgacagatatagcttgaattccacacatacagaaccactgacagattcagacgaagtcccaaatcacataacattccagagactgacagaatgaatcaaatactcacacacagtgccactgacagaatgtattccacactcacatacaatactgaagactgacagatatagaatgtaactcacactttcacaaagtaccagtgagtgacaggtacagaatgaatcccacattcacacatgacgttagagatggatagccaaaaaacaataagactgccagaatggATAGAATTCACataaaaattctaaaatatggcagagaagcactcttgacacaaatacatgtctcatttccctcatctggaaggaggagagcatgacagagGATCTCCgcgatgcggtaattgtgatcatctttaaaaaaagttgacaagaccgactgtgttaactatagaggggtatcgctgctgtccaccacagggaaggtcatcacaagagtccttctcaactgcctcctccccgtggctgaagagcttctactggaatcacaatgtggattctgtccatcaacaggcacagtgaacataatcttcacagcaagacaacttcaagaaaatgtagggagcagcagcaacctttatccatggccttctctgacctgacaaaggccttcgactctcccaaccaagagggattatggaatgtcctcctcaaacatactgcactccgacatgcaagctgtaatccttgccaacggatctatcactgacccaatccgagtgcaaactggggtcaagtaaggctgtcatcgcaccaatgttcttttccatcttccttgccgcaacactccacctcatctcctcacactcaaacacagtacctgacagagacagaatgaatccatacagcaccagagactgagttaccaaattacataaaacactcaaacacagcagcCTAGACTAAAAAgaaaattaattgcacactcacatgcaatagcagagacacaacgacacagaatcagtcaataagtgtcctcccaacaacaaccaggacatttccaggaagctccacacagggagcagctctttcaattttaactggggctggagagagtctttgtgaaatatacttcctgattgcagtaagggaatttgtgattggttgcaaatatttaatctgattggatggcgaaagagaccaaatgtcgaattacaatattaaatcgttgggacatcattccaaatcacccaatcacaatctttacttttccccatccctcattagcatagagctgtgggattgtctatttaatccgcactcggaaggggtttggtttatttctgagtctgaaattgaaactgaagatggttgaggagaagaagaaagcagctgctaagaagggcgccaagaaaaccttaaataaaccgtcagcaaagggcggcaagaagcggagaaagtcgaggaaggagagttactccatctacatctacaaagtgatgaagcaggttcaccccgacaccaaggccatgagtatcatgaactcgtttgtgaacgatattttcgagcgcatcgcgggtgaggcttcccgcctggcccattacaacaagcgcagcaccatcagctcccgggagatccagaccgccgtgcgcctgctgctgcccggggagctggccaagcacgccgtgttggaagggacaaaggcggtgaccaagtacaccagctccaagtgaaactgcacaatggactgaaaaacatcccaaacacaacggctcttttaagagccacccacaatctctctgaaaaagctgcatccgaacatctctatgaaatcattttaagacaatgtgtaacataataaatgtcccactgctgtgttttttctgctgtcccataaaccaaactcaaacccataatccactcatccgcctttccttttttgcttaaagctgttattgttgttttacacagcccctgaatgaccgcattaacagctgctttcagcggtaagggtcagacctcagtcccttcactctattcctgaaatgtgaactgattcataattttattaacagtaactctccgcactgaaacagcccggaatgggattattacacagcagactaagggcactttgaggactcgatcctgcttcctcttttcagagaaggacactgggctctgattgaagataaactgaatgtttcaaTTCAGGGAAATGCTGtaaacagggatttagtacctcccgggacagtttgaaagcgattggagaaagatccacaatttaaataacattttaaacccgcgtctgtaattcgtgacggaaaaagttgaatagaacaaaataaagacagaggattttaaatatttgactcaggatgacatttattttaatccgctcctttctgacaatgaaattggcggtctttttgaaattgacaaattttctgcttctgatgttttggcggtaaaccccgcccacctctgttgtcagtgacctgattggtgaagaatataggcaaatgaggtgaattaagtaccggccaatggggagagttttcaggcgATAAGTAAAGTGAATGCGGCGGaagttatccattctttgtgaaagcatttgcgagattgtggaaatgtctggaagaggaaagaccggcggcaaagctcgggccaaggccaagtctcggtcTTCCCGGgccggactgcagttcccggtgggccgtgttcacaggctcttgagaaagggcaactatgctgagcgtgtgggtgccggagccccggtctatttggctgctgtgctcgagtatctgactgctgaaatcctcgagctggccgggaacgaggcccgggacaacaagaagagccgcatcatccccagacacctgcagctggccgtccgcaacgatgaggagctcaacaggttgctggggggagtgactattgctcagggcggggtgctgcctaatatccaggccgtgctgctgcccaagaaaaccagcgctcagagctcccagaaaaagtaaagcggccgaaatgtcatcaaataaaccaaaggctcttttcagagccacccacagtctctgtgaaagggctggttactgtctgattccaaaatgccagtaacaggaccgaatgagaactatttcaaatgtttaagcatctgtttcagtgatttctcactgtcaccccaaaacctgtctaatttattaattccacactgagtgagttatttgtcccgttacagattgctgaatagagtcttacCGCCAtgtacagataagtagacaaaaaaattacagatgaaaacttcgtaatatatataatccatcaaaagctttttttattccgcttttatcagcacaaagtcctggcccgattttaagaacagctttaaactaacgccagatttaccattaattcgcttctttccgacactgaaattgacggctttttcgaattcaaactttctgccaatttaagccagtgatttgctgtattttctaattcgaggctctgcgattggttaagacatgtgaatgagacgtgggtgaccaatcagaagtgggctctggatagctgtgggaattccaggtccctgaatgattgagctgaaactgatcagtttcacaaaccctgtcagtttcagtgcaggaaacgccgtctcgggagaaataacatcacaagtgggtctggttccagtgaccgattcaacggctgctgcaaaactcccggattccctcattgcagcgaaatcattttgaaattctatgaaaacaatgagtgattctggaggagtgatgtggcttttcactgagggcatgtgtcgactggggaaataactaagtgcagagcctcgggcactgttaacacagcccgtttagaaaatcaaatccactgcacatccttgctgcaaatgaaatgtcaaattcggggattccattttttttcatcccgaacacagcagattgattgaacaaagaattaaaagtaaaatactgcgaatgctggaaatctgaaatatttcagattgattgaactgttcgaaacagcctatcccagctcccatttctcggtcactgctctctctgtgaggcggtgggtggctctgagaagagcctttgttttgtgtttgctggaaagggtcaaattgttcaaccgccgaatccgtagagagtgcggccctgccgtttcagagcgtacaccacatccatggcagtgaccgtcttgca encodes:
- the LOC137363451 gene encoding histone H2A-like is translated as MSGRGKTGGKARAKAKSRSSRAGLQFPVGRVHRLLRKGNYAERVGAGAPVYLAAVLEYLTAEILELAGNEARDNKKSRIIPRHLQLAVRNDEELNRLLGGVTIAQGGVLPNIQAVLLPKKTSAQSSQKK